In a single window of the Cygnus olor isolate bCygOlo1 chromosome 5, bCygOlo1.pri.v2, whole genome shotgun sequence genome:
- the LMO1 gene encoding rhombotin-1 isoform X2: protein MVLDKEDGVPMLSVQPKGKQKGCAGCNRKIKDRYLLKALDKYWHEDCLKCACCDCRLGEVGSTLYTKANLILCRRDYLRLFGTTGNCAACSKLIPAFEMVMRARDNVYHLDCFACQLCNQRFCVGDKFFLKNNMILCQMDYEEGQLNGSFESQVQ from the exons GTGTGCCGATGTTATCTGTACAACCCAAAGGGAAACAgaagggctgtgctggctgtaaCCGGAAGATCAAGGACCGGTACCTGCTGAAGGCCCTGGATAAGTATTGGCATGAAGACTGTCTAAAGTGTGCCTGCTGCGACTGTCGTCTTGGAGAGGTTGGATCAACTCTTTACACAAAAGCAAATCTCATTCTTTGCCGCAGAGATTACCTGAG GCTCTTTGGTACCACCGGGAATTGCGCTGCCTGCAGTAAACTGATCCCTGCCTTTGAGATGGTGATGAGGGCCAGAGATAATGTTTACCATTTGGACTGCTTTGCCTGTCAGCTCTGCAACCAGCG ATTCTGTGTGGGAGACAaatttttcctgaagaacaaCATGATCTTGTGTCAGATGGACTATGAGGAAGGGCAGCTGAATGGGAGCTTCGAGTCCCAGGTTCAATAA
- the LMO1 gene encoding rhombotin-1 isoform X1 codes for MMVLDKEDGVPMLSVQPKGKQKGCAGCNRKIKDRYLLKALDKYWHEDCLKCACCDCRLGEVGSTLYTKANLILCRRDYLRLFGTTGNCAACSKLIPAFEMVMRARDNVYHLDCFACQLCNQRFCVGDKFFLKNNMILCQMDYEEGQLNGSFESQVQ; via the exons GTGTGCCGATGTTATCTGTACAACCCAAAGGGAAACAgaagggctgtgctggctgtaaCCGGAAGATCAAGGACCGGTACCTGCTGAAGGCCCTGGATAAGTATTGGCATGAAGACTGTCTAAAGTGTGCCTGCTGCGACTGTCGTCTTGGAGAGGTTGGATCAACTCTTTACACAAAAGCAAATCTCATTCTTTGCCGCAGAGATTACCTGAG GCTCTTTGGTACCACCGGGAATTGCGCTGCCTGCAGTAAACTGATCCCTGCCTTTGAGATGGTGATGAGGGCCAGAGATAATGTTTACCATTTGGACTGCTTTGCCTGTCAGCTCTGCAACCAGCG ATTCTGTGTGGGAGACAaatttttcctgaagaacaaCATGATCTTGTGTCAGATGGACTATGAGGAAGGGCAGCTGAATGGGAGCTTCGAGTCCCAGGTTCAATAA
- the LMO1 gene encoding rhombotin-1 isoform X3 — protein sequence MLSVQPKGKQKGCAGCNRKIKDRYLLKALDKYWHEDCLKCACCDCRLGEVGSTLYTKANLILCRRDYLRLFGTTGNCAACSKLIPAFEMVMRARDNVYHLDCFACQLCNQRFCVGDKFFLKNNMILCQMDYEEGQLNGSFESQVQ from the exons ATGTTATCTGTACAACCCAAAGGGAAACAgaagggctgtgctggctgtaaCCGGAAGATCAAGGACCGGTACCTGCTGAAGGCCCTGGATAAGTATTGGCATGAAGACTGTCTAAAGTGTGCCTGCTGCGACTGTCGTCTTGGAGAGGTTGGATCAACTCTTTACACAAAAGCAAATCTCATTCTTTGCCGCAGAGATTACCTGAG GCTCTTTGGTACCACCGGGAATTGCGCTGCCTGCAGTAAACTGATCCCTGCCTTTGAGATGGTGATGAGGGCCAGAGATAATGTTTACCATTTGGACTGCTTTGCCTGTCAGCTCTGCAACCAGCG ATTCTGTGTGGGAGACAaatttttcctgaagaacaaCATGATCTTGTGTCAGATGGACTATGAGGAAGGGCAGCTGAATGGGAGCTTCGAGTCCCAGGTTCAATAA